One segment of Cohaesibacter intestini DNA contains the following:
- a CDS encoding response regulator transcription factor, translating to MATIALVDDDRNILTSVSIALESEGYKVDTYTDGASGLDGLLHAPPDLAILDIKMPRMDGMELLRRLRQKTDLPVIFLTSKDDEIDELFGLKMGADDFIHKPFSQRLLVERVKAVLRRAQAREVKVSSDGQTAKADLLERGLLSMDQERHTCSWDGKPVTLTVTEFLILFALAQRPGVVKSRNALMDAAYEDQVYVDDRTIDSHIKRLRKKFKAADDNFDMIETLYGVGYRFREQG from the coding sequence ATGGCAACAATTGCCCTTGTCGATGATGATCGCAACATTCTGACATCTGTTTCCATCGCACTGGAAAGCGAAGGATACAAAGTGGACACCTATACCGACGGTGCCTCGGGTCTCGATGGCCTGTTGCATGCCCCGCCGGATCTGGCGATCCTCGACATCAAGATGCCCCGTATGGACGGGATGGAACTTCTGCGCCGATTGCGCCAGAAAACCGACCTGCCGGTAATCTTTCTGACGTCCAAGGATGATGAGATCGACGAGCTGTTCGGTTTGAAAATGGGTGCGGATGATTTCATTCACAAACCCTTCTCCCAGCGCCTGCTGGTCGAGCGGGTGAAGGCAGTTTTGCGCCGGGCGCAGGCCCGTGAGGTAAAAGTCTCTTCCGATGGTCAGACCGCTAAGGCCGACCTGTTGGAGCGCGGTCTGCTGAGCATGGATCAGGAGCGCCATACCTGCAGCTGGGATGGCAAACCGGTCACCCTGACGGTCACGGAGTTTCTGATCCTCTTTGCGCTGGCCCAGCGTCCCGGCGTGGTCAAAAGCCGCAACGCCCTGATGGATGCCGCCTATGAAGATCAGGTCTATGTCGATGACCGAACCATTGACAGCCACATCAAGCGTCTGCGCAAGAAATTCAAGGCAGCCGATGACAATTTCGATATGATCGAAACCCTCTATGGGGTTGGTTACCGGTTCCGGGAACAGGGTTGA
- a CDS encoding glycosyltransferase family 32 protein translates to MEKLRQVLAAAASLRDAGENERAWQVLEAAKQDTEVMAVQPHTALGLPRKLHAAMLRTAKRDGNALLKIAYQYHLVPDPALLADLTKVNPDDRRAIVAANQQAIPRTIHQIWIGERPVPEATRAWASHAASNGYQYKLWREADLQTLGIDVLPEFNDMLAAGDYPGAVDVARYVILAREGGIYLDCDWYPARMDRSFDAFMSMAGLTAMAEPVPRNLGWGSMLLYNSFIAAPAGHPAMTGMIEAIPDVLKRLADAPAWWSTGPLLFTLIARRGPIQLLDPAFVAASFKAQTPLADIRAACQAAEAAGGANGLLMDWKEW, encoded by the coding sequence ATGGAAAAACTCAGACAAGTGCTCGCCGCGGCTGCCAGCCTGCGCGATGCCGGAGAGAACGAACGCGCCTGGCAGGTGCTGGAGGCGGCCAAACAGGACACTGAGGTGATGGCAGTCCAGCCTCATACGGCGTTGGGCTTGCCGCGCAAGCTGCATGCCGCGATGCTGCGCACCGCCAAACGCGACGGCAATGCCCTATTGAAGATTGCCTATCAATATCACCTTGTGCCTGACCCGGCGCTTTTGGCTGATCTGACCAAAGTCAACCCCGATGACAGACGCGCGATTGTCGCGGCCAACCAGCAGGCCATCCCCAGAACCATCCATCAAATCTGGATCGGGGAGCGCCCGGTGCCAGAAGCAACCCGCGCATGGGCCAGCCATGCGGCAAGCAATGGGTATCAATACAAGCTCTGGCGCGAAGCCGATCTGCAAACACTCGGCATTGATGTGCTGCCTGAATTCAATGACATGCTGGCAGCAGGCGATTATCCCGGTGCGGTTGATGTGGCCCGCTATGTTATCCTCGCCCGCGAGGGTGGCATCTATCTCGATTGCGACTGGTATCCCGCCCGAATGGACCGGAGCTTTGATGCCTTCATGTCGATGGCCGGATTGACGGCCATGGCTGAGCCGGTCCCGCGCAATCTTGGGTGGGGCAGCATGCTGCTCTATAATTCCTTCATTGCGGCACCCGCCGGTCATCCGGCAATGACGGGCATGATCGAGGCGATTCCAGATGTCCTGAAACGCCTGGCTGACGCGCCCGCATGGTGGAGCACTGGCCCGCTGCTTTTCACCCTGATCGCGCGTCGCGGTCCGATCCAGTTGCTCGATCCGGCCTTTGTTGCCGCAAGCTTCAAGGCACAGACGCCGCTGGCAGATATCAGGGCGGCTTGTCAGGCTGCCGAGGCTGCGGGCGGGGCCAACGGCCTGTTGATGGATTGGAAGGAATGGTAA
- a CDS encoding dipeptide ABC transporter ATP-binding protein has product MSVDFSLIGGGHFRAVKNASLRVLPGKVTALVGESGSGKSVISQAVMGIAPRTATVKGNVWFDDARYDEPPVDLLTLPKDGPEIRHVRGNRIGMIFQEPMTSFSLMHTIGNQISESLAIHTDLSPMEQIELCHETLAMVGFDNPQRIYEMYPFELSGGMRQRAMIAMALICSPSLLIADEPTTALDVTIQAQILKLLKDLQTKLNMGVLLITHDLGVVANMADEVVVIHRGNIMEMGSVDDIFRNPTHPYLKGLMEAVPHFGMGQGDRLKPLREIPIDKVRGLGNYTKQSDAANGNSAGPQVILSVQGINKSFATRKQSWGLKASGHAPKKAVSDVSFDIFKGECLGLVGESGCGKTTLSKILMRALEPDEGSIHYVDEQGPINISECNGAALQALRSDIQMVFQDPVSSLSPRMTVKNILTEPLDIHQLGNRKDRLDVAENLLSAVGLDRASLNRYPHSFSGGQRQRIGIARALALGPRLVVCDEPVSALDVSVQAQILNLLKDLQSELGLTYLFISHNLAVVNYMADRVAVMCSGRIVEIAPCEALMANPVHPYTRSLLEAVPYPDLDRKLNFEIPMKASSALQDTWPSDFQFDDENALTMIDLGGDHKVLAKRGASIEGAQG; this is encoded by the coding sequence ATGTCGGTTGATTTCTCGCTGATCGGCGGCGGACATTTCAGGGCGGTGAAAAATGCCAGCCTGCGGGTCTTGCCCGGCAAGGTGACAGCGCTGGTCGGCGAGTCCGGATCGGGCAAATCGGTCATTTCTCAGGCGGTGATGGGTATCGCGCCGAGGACGGCGACAGTCAAGGGCAATGTCTGGTTCGATGATGCCCGCTATGACGAGCCACCAGTGGACCTGTTGACCTTGCCCAAGGACGGGCCGGAAATCCGTCATGTTCGGGGCAATCGCATCGGCATGATCTTTCAGGAGCCGATGACGTCCTTCTCGCTGATGCATACAATCGGCAACCAGATCAGCGAAAGTCTCGCCATCCATACGGATTTGTCGCCGATGGAGCAAATCGAGCTTTGCCATGAAACGCTGGCAATGGTGGGCTTTGACAATCCGCAACGCATTTATGAGATGTATCCGTTCGAGCTGTCGGGCGGTATGCGGCAGCGCGCGATGATCGCCATGGCACTGATTTGCTCGCCAAGCCTGCTGATTGCCGACGAGCCAACCACGGCTTTGGATGTGACCATTCAGGCGCAGATCCTGAAATTGCTGAAAGATTTGCAGACCAAGCTCAATATGGGTGTGTTGCTGATCACCCATGATTTGGGCGTCGTGGCCAATATGGCCGATGAGGTGGTGGTGATCCATCGCGGCAACATTATGGAAATGGGGTCGGTGGACGACATTTTCCGCAATCCCACCCATCCCTATCTCAAGGGACTGATGGAAGCCGTGCCGCATTTCGGTATGGGACAGGGGGATCGGCTGAAACCTCTGCGCGAGATCCCCATCGACAAGGTTCGGGGGCTCGGCAATTATACCAAACAGAGCGACGCTGCCAATGGCAACAGCGCGGGACCGCAAGTCATTCTCTCAGTGCAGGGCATCAACAAGAGCTTTGCCACCCGCAAACAGAGCTGGGGCCTGAAGGCATCGGGACATGCCCCAAAAAAAGCCGTCTCCGACGTCAGCTTCGATATTTTCAAGGGTGAATGTCTGGGACTGGTTGGGGAAAGCGGTTGCGGCAAGACCACCCTGTCCAAGATTCTGATGCGGGCACTGGAGCCCGATGAAGGGTCGATCCATTATGTGGACGAACAGGGACCAATCAATATCAGCGAATGCAACGGCGCGGCCCTGCAAGCCTTGCGCTCGGATATTCAGATGGTGTTTCAGGATCCGGTCTCGTCCCTGTCGCCGCGCATGACGGTGAAGAATATCCTGACCGAACCGCTCGACATCCACCAGTTGGGTAACCGGAAAGACCGGCTGGATGTGGCTGAGAATCTGCTCAGCGCCGTTGGGCTGGATCGTGCCTCGCTCAACCGCTATCCGCACAGCTTCTCTGGCGGACAAAGGCAGCGCATCGGCATCGCCCGGGCCTTAGCACTTGGTCCCCGTCTGGTGGTTTGTGATGAGCCGGTCTCAGCACTTGATGTGTCGGTGCAGGCACAGATCCTCAATCTGCTCAAGGATCTGCAATCGGAACTGGGCCTGACCTATCTGTTCATTTCGCACAATCTGGCGGTGGTCAATTATATGGCGGACCGGGTGGCGGTGATGTGTTCGGGGCGAATCGTCGAGATCGCCCCTTGCGAAGCCTTGATGGCCAATCCGGTCCATCCCTATACCCGTTCGCTACTGGAAGCGGTGCCCTATCCGGATCTTGACCGCAAGCTCAATTTCGAGATTCCGATGAAAGCCAGCAGCGCCTTGCAGGATACATGGCCGTCAGACTTCCAGTTTGACGATGAGAATGCCCTGACGATGATCGATCTGGGCGGCGACCACAAAGTGCTCGCCAAACGAGGCGCAAGCATCGAGGGAGCACAGGGATGA
- a CDS encoding ABC transporter substrate-binding protein: protein MITRRNALSLLASAATLPLLPIRAKAQARDLEPDFLKILVAKGKLPPVEERLPSNPRVVKLAQMGRAAGRYGGTLRTLIGGQRGIRLVPINSYARLIGYDEALNLVPDLLASFEVDADSRVFTFKLREGHRWSDGSPFTAEDFRYCWEDVILNEELYRGGPPANMLIDGKPPIFEVLDELTVRYTWHDTMPDFLANLAQPVPLKIFMPSTYLKQFHAKYQPSQKLEELSYKYRVDDWVRLHKRVSRTNRPENPDLPTLEAWMPRTSPPAEQFVFTRNPYYHRVDENGLQLPYLDRLELNVSTNDIIPAATSSGQSDLQFGGLTFSDFTLMKTAEETNHIKVSLWRRAQGSSFALYPNLTYKDPVWRDVFRDVRFRRAVSLLINREEINKALFFGLAAESANTVLPESPLYKDAYAQAYAQFDPDAANRLLDEMGLKPKRFSRQRHLPDGRPMDIIIETAGESTLETDILELMTDHFRRCGIRIFTRSTQREVFRKRAIGGEIMMAVWFGLDNGVPTADISPQALAPSADDQYQWPVWGMYYQSAMTKGEPPDMPIVMELVDLLKQWRHATNHAQKTEIWHKMLQIHADQVFSIGTLNSALHPVVSAANLRNLPEKGLYGYYPMSYLGVYMPDTFWYDEES, encoded by the coding sequence ATGATCACCAGACGCAACGCACTGAGCCTGCTGGCCAGCGCCGCCACCCTGCCCTTGTTGCCGATCAGGGCCAAGGCGCAAGCAAGGGATCTGGAACCGGATTTTCTGAAAATTCTGGTCGCCAAGGGCAAGTTGCCACCCGTGGAAGAGCGGTTGCCCAGCAATCCGCGTGTCGTCAAGCTCGCTCAGATGGGGCGTGCCGCCGGACGCTATGGGGGCACATTGCGGACCCTGATTGGTGGCCAGCGGGGCATTCGGCTGGTGCCAATCAACAGCTATGCCCGCCTGATCGGCTATGACGAAGCACTCAATCTGGTGCCAGACCTGCTGGCTTCGTTTGAAGTGGACGCGGATAGCCGCGTCTTCACCTTCAAACTGCGTGAGGGGCATCGCTGGTCGGACGGGTCTCCCTTTACGGCAGAAGACTTCCGCTATTGCTGGGAAGACGTGATCCTCAATGAGGAGCTTTATCGTGGCGGTCCACCGGCCAACATGCTGATTGACGGCAAGCCACCGATCTTTGAAGTGCTTGATGAACTCACCGTGCGTTACACATGGCACGACACGATGCCGGATTTCCTTGCCAATCTGGCCCAGCCAGTGCCACTTAAAATCTTCATGCCATCGACCTATCTGAAGCAGTTCCACGCGAAGTACCAGCCGTCTCAGAAGCTTGAGGAGCTGTCCTACAAATATCGGGTGGATGACTGGGTACGTCTGCATAAGCGGGTTTCGCGCACCAACCGGCCGGAAAACCCCGATCTGCCGACGCTGGAAGCCTGGATGCCGCGCACCAGTCCGCCTGCAGAGCAATTTGTCTTTACCCGCAATCCCTATTATCACCGGGTGGACGAGAATGGCCTGCAACTGCCCTATCTCGACCGGCTTGAACTCAATGTCAGCACCAATGACATCATTCCGGCGGCGACCTCGAGCGGCCAGAGCGATCTGCAGTTCGGCGGCCTGACCTTCTCCGATTTCACCTTGATGAAAACCGCAGAGGAAACCAACCATATCAAGGTCAGTCTGTGGCGGCGGGCGCAGGGTTCGAGCTTCGCGCTCTATCCCAACCTGACCTATAAGGATCCGGTCTGGCGCGACGTGTTCCGCGATGTGCGCTTCCGCCGGGCGGTGTCGCTGCTGATCAATCGCGAAGAGATCAACAAAGCGCTGTTTTTCGGACTGGCGGCAGAGAGTGCCAATACGGTCTTGCCGGAAAGCCCGCTCTATAAGGACGCCTATGCGCAAGCCTATGCCCAGTTTGATCCGGACGCAGCCAACCGGCTGCTTGACGAGATGGGCCTGAAGCCAAAGCGTTTCAGTCGCCAGCGTCATTTGCCCGATGGGCGTCCAATGGACATCATCATCGAGACAGCGGGGGAAAGCACCCTTGAAACCGACATACTGGAACTGATGACCGATCATTTCCGCCGCTGTGGCATCCGCATCTTTACCCGCTCAACCCAGCGTGAGGTGTTTCGCAAGCGGGCGATCGGCGGTGAAATCATGATGGCGGTGTGGTTCGGTCTCGACAATGGGGTGCCAACAGCGGACATTTCGCCTCAGGCATTGGCCCCGTCAGCGGACGATCAGTATCAATGGCCTGTTTGGGGTATGTATTATCAATCCGCCATGACCAAGGGCGAGCCGCCTGACATGCCCATCGTGATGGAACTGGTGGATCTGCTCAAGCAATGGCGTCATGCGACCAACCACGCACAGAAAACCGAAATCTGGCATAAGATGCTGCAGATCCATGCGGATCAGGTCTTTTCCATCGGGACCCTGAACAGCGCCCTTCATCCGGTCGTCTCGGCCGCCAACTTGCGCAATCTGCCGGAAAAGGGGCTTTATGGCTATTATCCCATGTCCTATCTGGGCGTCTACATGCCGGACACCTTCTGGTATGACGAGGAAAGCTGA
- a CDS encoding ABC transporter permease, translating into MLSYILRRIVMMIPTLLIISALVFTIIQLPPGDYFDSYISELRAMGEASDLAEIEELRERYGLDKPVVEQYVRWVGGMLVGDFGYSFEYRLPVSDVVGDRFWLTVLVSMLTIIVTWALAFPIGIYSATHKYSWGDYGLTFLGMIGIAVPNFMLALVIMYFSNKWFGISIGGLMDKAYLNQPMSWPKFWSILEHLWIPVLIIGTSGTAAMIRRLRANLLDELQKQYVVTARAKGLHPKKVLHKYPLRVALNFFVSDIGSILPAVISGAEVTAIVLSLETTGPMLVRALSSQDMYLAGSFLMFLAFLTVIGMLVSDIALALLDPRIRFGGGRAK; encoded by the coding sequence ATGCTGAGTTATATCTTGCGGCGCATCGTCATGATGATCCCGACCTTGCTGATCATTTCAGCCTTGGTTTTCACCATCATCCAGTTGCCCCCGGGTGATTATTTCGACAGCTACATTTCCGAGCTGCGCGCCATGGGCGAAGCCTCCGATCTGGCGGAAATCGAGGAATTGCGCGAACGCTATGGTCTCGACAAGCCCGTGGTTGAGCAATATGTCCGCTGGGTTGGTGGCATGCTGGTGGGGGATTTCGGCTATTCGTTCGAATATCGCCTGCCGGTCAGCGATGTGGTCGGTGACCGCTTCTGGCTGACGGTGCTGGTCTCTATGCTGACGATCATCGTCACCTGGGCCCTTGCTTTCCCCATCGGCATCTATTCGGCCACCCACAAATATAGCTGGGGGGATTATGGCCTGACCTTCCTTGGCATGATCGGCATTGCGGTGCCGAACTTCATGCTGGCGCTGGTGATTATGTATTTCTCCAACAAATGGTTCGGCATCTCAATCGGTGGGCTGATGGACAAGGCCTATCTCAACCAGCCGATGAGCTGGCCGAAATTCTGGTCGATCCTTGAGCATCTGTGGATTCCGGTGCTGATCATCGGTACGTCGGGGACGGCGGCTATGATCCGCCGCCTACGGGCCAATTTGCTGGATGAATTGCAGAAGCAATATGTCGTGACGGCGCGGGCAAAGGGGCTGCATCCCAAAAAGGTCCTGCATAAATATCCGTTGCGGGTGGCACTCAATTTCTTCGTCTCCGACATTGGCTCAATCCTGCCCGCGGTCATTTCAGGGGCCGAGGTGACGGCAATCGTGCTGTCGCTGGAGACCACCGGTCCGATGCTGGTGCGGGCCCTCAGCTCGCAGGATATGTATCTGGCCGGTTCGTTCCTGATGTTCCTCGCCTTTCTCACGGTGATCGGCATGCTGGTGTCAGACATTGCCCTTGCCTTGCTTGATCCACGTATCCGTTTCGGGGGAGGACGCGCCAAATGA